From one Humulus lupulus chromosome 8, drHumLupu1.1, whole genome shotgun sequence genomic stretch:
- the LOC133794542 gene encoding putative disease resistance protein At1g50180 isoform X1 yields MSLILRYLPFFPYNEQDPVEEDIAEALLAIFVVFSIVLIVVNHQIVQYLDDNSRWIKREWKLLDALAKDFQTVNKSVDVIKHRANQVWESELNLRGITQTLSEIEKQWLTKEAKVSSDAQRYVEDYEKLIIVTNGASTNLIKRYVSLVFKKFIPIVELALGISRIKKEITSQLEQKKEYTNSIVKKLEESRIKVRSLQDRPIDEAEQSFVIGPMPPFRSGVALVLERLVTEEPKLVRGVGDKVLSLVMQLQLLRAFMKDLRELRLESEIEKVWVEEAQQITARSQNDVNTFLQDAADQPRWLAFITDYRLLRRKLENVINNVGNEVSHLLETKQRYGFNLIKRQRDSSKDAVTTTSSTVILNQVDYHEHISSSHEHDEAINKLRIELENTRKQLEEEEATNVATNTRKACFEFLRKMTSEVESSADIKRVQRIEETFILLKRFIQVYKIKVMEESCSVVGLEEDVLKFLKMTTNRDPYGSIFSIIGMKGVGKTTLAKEILNHKSIINYFHVRHFVSVPEETDDVILLRSVGNQILRTQDERNEKLYWINKLRGYFNENPCLLVLDNLWSKEAWDILKPAVLSDRNTGTIMLITTRDKAVASHANSSNIHQLRLRTGEESWEFFTQIVSCPVDEDVEKLAKKVVTRTGGLPLAILRLGYLLSGKILTEEELSVVLERVTQGQNQIPWVAIRDTIKEDFPLQSDLENCLSYFELFPKDSEISARRLVALWVAQGLTQSDNTNGVRTQEKLAYNYLLELIGRNIIQIVERKLNGKVLTCQFPGILRELWLASRTNNTAVRSWSLCGSLGQKLAYRFDDDDASFSRRIHRLDHSNLLPEENCPLSVMFFDTREGHQPGEDIRNFLSKAITTGRILGLVILDLEHVYKPQLPSIIGNLKKLTYLGLRWTQIKNLPESIGQLSSLQTLDLKHTLVQKLPSSIWKLKKLRNLHLNGSCQIKTKTPPNNLHKLSGVLVNHEGRALMDGLPKLKNLQKLRLTIQLTPRLQEDLARHIQELTNLQSLSLKSIDESSEPQELYVPHLNNLTQLSSLSLTGKIRRSSVMFDLPQSLTELTLSSSEISTGDLLMQMLGNYLPELKFLYFLSDSYCGTEMVFDKGFPKLLVLNLWNLPNLETLVVEEGVMPKLRVLEIRSCLRLTVPTTKLPKFSTLTELKLSNMPEEYTADLKKKSQKLKHNPRIKSFAFPPMLRSYPRNDIL; encoded by the exons ATGAGTCTGATCTTGAGATACTTGCCCTTTTTCCCGTACAACGAGCAAGATCCCGTGGAGGAAGATATTGCTGAAGCCTTGTTAGCAATCTTCGTTGTCTTTTCCATAGTCTTAATCGTTGTAAACCACCAAATTGTGCAGTATTTAGATGACAACAGCAGGTGGATCAAAAGagaatggaagttattggatgcTCTTGCAAAAGATTTCCAGACAGTGAACAAGTCAGTAGATGTAATAAAGCACAGAGCTAACCAAGTGTGGGAGTCGGAGCTCAATTTGAGAGGAATTACTCAAACATTGAGCGAAATAGAGAAGCAGTGGCTGACGAAAGAAGCAAAGGTCAGCTCAGATGCTCAGCGCTATGTTGAAGATTATGAGAAACTAATAATAGTCACAAATGGAGCTAGTACTAATTTGATCAAACGGTATGTTTCACTTGTCTTCAAAAAGTTCATACCAATAGTTGAGCTTGCCCTTGGAATTAGTCGAATTAAGAAAGAGATAACGAGCCAGCTTGAGCAGAAGAAAGAGTACACAAACTCCATTGTTAAGAAACTAGAGGAGTCGAGAATTAAAGTCAGAAGTTTGCAAGACAGGCCTATTGATGAGGCAGAGCAGAGCTTTGTAATCGGTCCAATGCCGCCATTTCGCTCGGGGGTTGCTTTGGTCCTGGAACGCCTGGTGACTGAGGAGCCAAAACTGGTTCGTGGGGTAGGAGACAAAGTTCTATCCTTGGTAATGCAGCTGCAACTACTACGAGCTTTCATGAAAGATTTACGGGAGCTTAGACTTGAAAGTGAAATTGAAAAGGTTTGGGTGGAGGAGGCACAACAAATCACTGCTCGATCACAGAACGACGTCAATACTTTCTTGCAAGACGCTGCAGATCAGCCTAGGTGGCTTGCCTTCATCACTGATTATCGACTTTTAAGGCGCAAGTTGGAGAACGTTATAAATAATGTTGGTAACGAGGTCTCTCATCTCCTTGAAACAAAACAAAGATACGGTTTTAACCTTATCAAGAGACAGAGAGATTCCTCCAAGGATGCGGTGACTACTACTTCTTCTACTGTGATTCTTAACCAAGTTGATTATCATGAACATATATCAAGCTCCCACGAACATGATGAAGCCATTAATAAGCTACGTATCGAATTGGAGAATACCCGGAAGCAGTTGGAAGAGGAAGAAGCAACTAACGTCGCCACTAATACGAGAAAAGCTTGCTTTGAGTTTTTGAGGAAAATGACTTCCGAAGTAGAGTCTTCAGCGGATATCAAACGTGTTCAGCGAATTGAGGAAACCTTTATTCTTCTTaagagatttatacaagtgtatAAGATCAAGGTGATGGAAGAATCATGCTCGGTTGTCGGTTTGGAAGAAGACGTACTTAAATTTTTGAAGATGACTACTAACCGTGATCCATATGGATCGATCTTTTCCATTATTGGTATGAAAGGGGTCGGTAAGACAACTCTGGCTAAGGAAATCTTAAACCATAAATCCATTATCAATTACTTTCATGTTCGTCATTTTGTTTCTGTACCGGAAGAGACTGATGATGTCATACTCCTCCGCAGTGTTGGGAACCAGATCCTACGGACCCAAGATGAAAGGAATGAAAAACTCTACTGGATCAACAAGTTACGAGGTTACTTCAATGAGAATCCATGCCTCCTGGTTCTCGATAATCTTTGGTCCAAGGAAGCTTGGGATATACTCAAACCTGCGGTTCTCTCAGATAGAAACACCGGTACTATTATGTTGATCACCACTCGTGACAAAGCTGTGGCTTCTCATGCGAATTCGAGCAACATCCACCAACTTCGGCTACGAACTGGAGAAGAGAGCTGGGAATTCTTCACCCAAATAGTCTCGTGTCCTGTTGATGAAGACGTCGAAAAGCTTGCCAAAAAAGTGGTCACAAGGACTGGAGGCCTTCCCCTTGCCATCTTACGTCTTGGATATCTATTGTCAGGGAAGATACTTACTGAGGAGGAGTTGTCTGTGGTGCTGGAGCGTGTAACTCAAGGTCAGAACCAAATACCATGGGTGGCCATTAGGGACACCATTAAAGAAGATTTTCCCTTGCAATCAGATCTTGAAAATTGTCTTTCCTACTTTGAATTGTTCCCAAAGGATTCTGAAATTTCTGCAAGGAGACTGGTTGCTTTATGGGTTGCACAAGGATTGACACAAAGTGATAATACTAATGGAGTGAGAACTCAGGAAAAGTTAGCCTACAATTATCTGCTGGAGTTAATTGGTCGTAATATCATCCAAATAGTTGAAAGAAAGCTTAACGGGAAAGTCTTAACATGCCAATTTCCAGGCATTCTAAGAGAACTCTGGCTGGCAAGCAGAACAAACAACACTGCAGTTCGCTCTTGGTCCTTATGTGGAAGTTTAGGACAAAAACTTGCTTATCGATTCGACGATGACGATGCCAGTTTCAGTAGGAGAATTCATCGTCTGGATCACTCAAATCTTTTACCAGAGGAAAATTGTCCTCTCTCAGTTATGTTCTTTGATACCCGAGAAGGACATCAGCCAGGTGAAGATATACGAAACTTTCTAAGCAAGGCCATTACAACTGGGCGCATACTTGGCTTGGTGATTCTTGATCTCGAACATGTATACAAACCTCAATTGCCCAGCATCATAGGAAATCTAAAGAAGCTGACATATCTAGGCCTAAGATGGACTCAGATAAAGAATCTTCCCGAATCCATAGGCCAATTATCGAGCCTACAAACTCTGGACCTAAAGCATACTCTTGTACAAAAGCTTCCTAGCTCCATATGGAAACTAAAGAAGCTTCGAAACCTGCATTTGAACGGGAGTTGTCAAATTAAAACTAAGACTCCACCGAACAATCTGCATAAGTTATCTGGCGTGCTTGTGAATCATGAAGGCAGGGCTTTGATGGATGGGCTGCCCAAGTTGAAGAATCTTCAAAAGCTGAGGCTAACAATCCAATTGACACCAAGGCTGCAAGAGGATTTAGCTAGACACATTCAGGAACTGACCAACTTACAATCTTTGAGTCTAAAATCCATCGATGAGAGCAGCGAACCGCAGGAGCTATACGTGCCACATTTGAATAACCTTACGCAGCTCTCCAGCCTAAGTTTAACAGGGAAGATAAGAAGATCATCTGTCATGTTTGATCTACCACAAAGCCTCACTGAACTTACCTTATCAAGTTCTGAAATTTCAACAGGTGATCTACTAATGCAAATGCTAGGGAACTACCTTCCGGAACTCAAATTTCTctactttctttctgattcttATTGTGGAACAGAAATGGTTTTCGACAAGGGCTTTCCCAAGCTTCTTGTTTTGAATCTTTGGAATCTTCCTAATCTAGAAACACTGGTGGTGGAGGAAGGAGTAATGCCAAAACTAAGAGTACTTGAAATCAGGTCCTGCTTGAGATTGACAGTACCTACTACTAAGCTACCCAAGTTCAGCACTCTCACAGAATTGAAATTGAGTAACATGCCTGAAGAGTACACAGCCGATTTGAAAAAGAAGTCGCAGAAGCTAAAGCACAATCCAAGGATAAAGTCCTTCGCTTTCCCTCCAATGCTAAG ATCTTATCCTCGTAACGATATCCTTTGA
- the LOC133794542 gene encoding putative disease resistance protein At1g50180 isoform X2 — translation MSLILRYLPFFPYNEQDPVEEDIAEALLAIFVVFSIVLIVVNHQIVQYLDDNSRWIKREWKLLDALAKDFQTVNKSVDVIKHRANQVWESELNLRGITQTLSEIEKQWLTKEAKVSSDAQRYVEDYEKLIIVTNGASTNLIKRYVSLVFKKFIPIVELALGISRIKKEITSQLEQKKEYTNSIVKKLEESRIKVRSLQDRPIDEAEQSFVIGPMPPFRSGVALVLERLVTEEPKLVRGVGDKVLSLVMQLQLLRAFMKDLRELRLESEIEKVWVEEAQQITARSQNDVNTFLQDAADQPRWLAFITDYRLLRRKLENVINNVGNEVSHLLETKQRYGFNLIKRQRDSSKDAVTTTSSTVILNQVDYHEHISSSHEHDEAINKLRIELENTRKQLEEEEATNVATNTRKACFEFLRKMTSEVESSADIKRVQRIEETFILLKRFIQVYKIKVMEESCSVVGLEEDVLKFLKMTTNRDPYGSIFSIIGMKGVGKTTLAKEILNHKSIINYFHVRHFVSVPEETDDVILLRSVGNQILRTQDERNEKLYWINKLRGYFNENPCLLVLDNLWSKEAWDILKPAVLSDRNTGTIMLITTRDKAVASHANSSNIHQLRLRTGEESWEFFTQIVSCPVDEDVEKLAKKVVTRTGGLPLAILRLGYLLSGKILTEEELSVVLERVTQGQNQIPWVAIRDTIKEDFPLQSDLENCLSYFELFPKDSEISARRLVALWVAQGLTQSDNTNGVRTQEKLAYNYLLELIGRNIIQIVERKLNGKVLTCQFPGILRELWLASRTNNTAVRSWSLCGSLGQKLAYRFDDDDASFSRRIHRLDHSNLLPEENCPLSVMFFDTREGHQPGEDIRNFLSKAITTGRILGLVILDLEHVYKPQLPSIIGNLKKLTYLGLRWTQIKNLPESIGQLSSLQTLDLKHTLVQKLPSSIWKLKKLRNLHLNGSCQIKTKTPPNNLHKLSGVLVNHEGRALMDGLPKLKNLQKLRLTIQLTPRLQEDLARHIQELTNLQSLSLKSIDESSEPQELYVPHLNNLTQLSSLSLTGKIRRSSVMFDLPQSLTELTLSSSEISTEMVFDKGFPKLLVLNLWNLPNLETLVVEEGVMPKLRVLEIRSCLRLTVPTTKLPKFSTLTELKLSNMPEEYTADLKKKSQKLKHNPRIKSFAFPPMLRSYPRNDIL, via the exons ATGAGTCTGATCTTGAGATACTTGCCCTTTTTCCCGTACAACGAGCAAGATCCCGTGGAGGAAGATATTGCTGAAGCCTTGTTAGCAATCTTCGTTGTCTTTTCCATAGTCTTAATCGTTGTAAACCACCAAATTGTGCAGTATTTAGATGACAACAGCAGGTGGATCAAAAGagaatggaagttattggatgcTCTTGCAAAAGATTTCCAGACAGTGAACAAGTCAGTAGATGTAATAAAGCACAGAGCTAACCAAGTGTGGGAGTCGGAGCTCAATTTGAGAGGAATTACTCAAACATTGAGCGAAATAGAGAAGCAGTGGCTGACGAAAGAAGCAAAGGTCAGCTCAGATGCTCAGCGCTATGTTGAAGATTATGAGAAACTAATAATAGTCACAAATGGAGCTAGTACTAATTTGATCAAACGGTATGTTTCACTTGTCTTCAAAAAGTTCATACCAATAGTTGAGCTTGCCCTTGGAATTAGTCGAATTAAGAAAGAGATAACGAGCCAGCTTGAGCAGAAGAAAGAGTACACAAACTCCATTGTTAAGAAACTAGAGGAGTCGAGAATTAAAGTCAGAAGTTTGCAAGACAGGCCTATTGATGAGGCAGAGCAGAGCTTTGTAATCGGTCCAATGCCGCCATTTCGCTCGGGGGTTGCTTTGGTCCTGGAACGCCTGGTGACTGAGGAGCCAAAACTGGTTCGTGGGGTAGGAGACAAAGTTCTATCCTTGGTAATGCAGCTGCAACTACTACGAGCTTTCATGAAAGATTTACGGGAGCTTAGACTTGAAAGTGAAATTGAAAAGGTTTGGGTGGAGGAGGCACAACAAATCACTGCTCGATCACAGAACGACGTCAATACTTTCTTGCAAGACGCTGCAGATCAGCCTAGGTGGCTTGCCTTCATCACTGATTATCGACTTTTAAGGCGCAAGTTGGAGAACGTTATAAATAATGTTGGTAACGAGGTCTCTCATCTCCTTGAAACAAAACAAAGATACGGTTTTAACCTTATCAAGAGACAGAGAGATTCCTCCAAGGATGCGGTGACTACTACTTCTTCTACTGTGATTCTTAACCAAGTTGATTATCATGAACATATATCAAGCTCCCACGAACATGATGAAGCCATTAATAAGCTACGTATCGAATTGGAGAATACCCGGAAGCAGTTGGAAGAGGAAGAAGCAACTAACGTCGCCACTAATACGAGAAAAGCTTGCTTTGAGTTTTTGAGGAAAATGACTTCCGAAGTAGAGTCTTCAGCGGATATCAAACGTGTTCAGCGAATTGAGGAAACCTTTATTCTTCTTaagagatttatacaagtgtatAAGATCAAGGTGATGGAAGAATCATGCTCGGTTGTCGGTTTGGAAGAAGACGTACTTAAATTTTTGAAGATGACTACTAACCGTGATCCATATGGATCGATCTTTTCCATTATTGGTATGAAAGGGGTCGGTAAGACAACTCTGGCTAAGGAAATCTTAAACCATAAATCCATTATCAATTACTTTCATGTTCGTCATTTTGTTTCTGTACCGGAAGAGACTGATGATGTCATACTCCTCCGCAGTGTTGGGAACCAGATCCTACGGACCCAAGATGAAAGGAATGAAAAACTCTACTGGATCAACAAGTTACGAGGTTACTTCAATGAGAATCCATGCCTCCTGGTTCTCGATAATCTTTGGTCCAAGGAAGCTTGGGATATACTCAAACCTGCGGTTCTCTCAGATAGAAACACCGGTACTATTATGTTGATCACCACTCGTGACAAAGCTGTGGCTTCTCATGCGAATTCGAGCAACATCCACCAACTTCGGCTACGAACTGGAGAAGAGAGCTGGGAATTCTTCACCCAAATAGTCTCGTGTCCTGTTGATGAAGACGTCGAAAAGCTTGCCAAAAAAGTGGTCACAAGGACTGGAGGCCTTCCCCTTGCCATCTTACGTCTTGGATATCTATTGTCAGGGAAGATACTTACTGAGGAGGAGTTGTCTGTGGTGCTGGAGCGTGTAACTCAAGGTCAGAACCAAATACCATGGGTGGCCATTAGGGACACCATTAAAGAAGATTTTCCCTTGCAATCAGATCTTGAAAATTGTCTTTCCTACTTTGAATTGTTCCCAAAGGATTCTGAAATTTCTGCAAGGAGACTGGTTGCTTTATGGGTTGCACAAGGATTGACACAAAGTGATAATACTAATGGAGTGAGAACTCAGGAAAAGTTAGCCTACAATTATCTGCTGGAGTTAATTGGTCGTAATATCATCCAAATAGTTGAAAGAAAGCTTAACGGGAAAGTCTTAACATGCCAATTTCCAGGCATTCTAAGAGAACTCTGGCTGGCAAGCAGAACAAACAACACTGCAGTTCGCTCTTGGTCCTTATGTGGAAGTTTAGGACAAAAACTTGCTTATCGATTCGACGATGACGATGCCAGTTTCAGTAGGAGAATTCATCGTCTGGATCACTCAAATCTTTTACCAGAGGAAAATTGTCCTCTCTCAGTTATGTTCTTTGATACCCGAGAAGGACATCAGCCAGGTGAAGATATACGAAACTTTCTAAGCAAGGCCATTACAACTGGGCGCATACTTGGCTTGGTGATTCTTGATCTCGAACATGTATACAAACCTCAATTGCCCAGCATCATAGGAAATCTAAAGAAGCTGACATATCTAGGCCTAAGATGGACTCAGATAAAGAATCTTCCCGAATCCATAGGCCAATTATCGAGCCTACAAACTCTGGACCTAAAGCATACTCTTGTACAAAAGCTTCCTAGCTCCATATGGAAACTAAAGAAGCTTCGAAACCTGCATTTGAACGGGAGTTGTCAAATTAAAACTAAGACTCCACCGAACAATCTGCATAAGTTATCTGGCGTGCTTGTGAATCATGAAGGCAGGGCTTTGATGGATGGGCTGCCCAAGTTGAAGAATCTTCAAAAGCTGAGGCTAACAATCCAATTGACACCAAGGCTGCAAGAGGATTTAGCTAGACACATTCAGGAACTGACCAACTTACAATCTTTGAGTCTAAAATCCATCGATGAGAGCAGCGAACCGCAGGAGCTATACGTGCCACATTTGAATAACCTTACGCAGCTCTCCAGCCTAAGTTTAACAGGGAAGATAAGAAGATCATCTGTCATGTTTGATCTACCACAAAGCCTCACTGAACTTACCTTATCAAGTTCTGAAATTTCAACAG AAATGGTTTTCGACAAGGGCTTTCCCAAGCTTCTTGTTTTGAATCTTTGGAATCTTCCTAATCTAGAAACACTGGTGGTGGAGGAAGGAGTAATGCCAAAACTAAGAGTACTTGAAATCAGGTCCTGCTTGAGATTGACAGTACCTACTACTAAGCTACCCAAGTTCAGCACTCTCACAGAATTGAAATTGAGTAACATGCCTGAAGAGTACACAGCCGATTTGAAAAAGAAGTCGCAGAAGCTAAAGCACAATCCAAGGATAAAGTCCTTCGCTTTCCCTCCAATGCTAAG ATCTTATCCTCGTAACGATATCCTTTGA